TCAGGCGACGCGCAACGAGGCGTTCGACGAGCGCGCCCGCGCTTTCGGCCTGCAGGGCGCCATGGTCGATGGCAATGACGTGGAAGCGGTGGCCGCGACCGCCAAGGATCTGGTCGATGCCGCCCGCGCCGGCAAGCCGGGCTTTCTCGCCGTCTCCTGCTACCGCTTCTTCGGCCATGCCCGCATGGACAAGAGCCCCTACCGCGCCGAGGAAGAGGAGCTCGCCGGCCGCCAGCGCGACCCGGTGAAACATGCCCGCGCCGCCCTGCTGGAGCGGGGCCTCGCCCCGGAGAGCGCGCTCGACGCGCTCGACACCGAGATCGCCGCCGAGATGGACGCGACGATTGACTTCGCCGCCGCCTCCCCGGCGCCGCCGCTCGCCTCCATGTTCCGCGACGTGTTCGCCGTCGGCGAGCCCGAACCCGAGCCTGTCCGCACCCGGCTCGACCGCGTTCTGTCCAAGGAAATCCGCTGATGGTCCAGATCACCTACCGCGACGCGCTGCGTCAGGCGCTTATCGACGCGATGGAAGCGGATGAGCGCGTCATCGTCATCGGTGAGGAAGTCGGCCGCTATGGCGGCGCCTATGGCGTGACCAAGGGCCTGATCGACACGTTCGGCGGCGACCGGCTGATCGACACGCCGATCTCCGAGCCGGCGATCATCGGTGCCGCTGTCGGCGCGGCGATGACCGGCCTGCGCCCCGTCGCCGAGCTGATGTATGTCGACTTCCTCGGCATGACCATGGACCAGCTCACCAACCAGGCGGCCAAGATCCGCTACATGTTCGGCGGGCAGATCGGCGTGCCGATGGTGCTGCGCACGCAGGGCGGCACGGGCCGCTCCGCCGGCGCGCAGCATTCGCAGAGCCTTGAGGCCTGGGTGATGCACATGCCCGGCCTGCGCCTCGTCATGCCCGCCACCGCCGAGGACGCCTATCACCTGCTGCGCCACGCGCTGACCATGCCGGACCCGGTCGTGTTCATCGAGCACAAGGCGCTCTACACCCGCAAGGAAGAGGCCGACCTCACCACCGCGAAGCTGCCCTGGGGCAAGGCGGCGGTGCGCCGCGACGGTAAGGACGTGGTCATCGTCACCTATTCCCGGCAGGTGCATTACGCGCTCGAGGCCGCCGAGACGCTGGCGAAAGAGGGCATCGAGGCGACGGTGATCGACCTGCGCACCCTCAACCCGCTCGACATGGACACGGTGATCGCGCACGTCGAGAAGATCGGCCGGGTGGCCGTGGTCTCGGAAGGCCCGCTGACCGCTGGCGTCGCCGCCGAGCTGTCGGCGCGCATCACCGAGGAATGCTTCGACTTCCTGCACGACCCGGTGATCCGCATCGCCGGCGAGGACATCCCGATCTCCGTGTCGCAGGAGCTGGAAGCGGGCAGCGTGCCGTCCCCGGCGCTGATCGGGGACGCCGTGCGGCGGCTGCTGTCATGAGCGCCGCCATTCTCACCATGCCCCGTCTCGGCGAGACGATGGAGGAGGGGCGGATCGTCGGCTGGCTGATCGCCGAGGGCGATGCCTTCAAGCGCGGCGACCCGATCCTCGAAATCGAGACCGACAAGACCGTGGCCGAGCTGCCCGCCCTGACCGATGGCGTGCTGGCCGAAAAGCTGGTCGCGCCCGGCGACATGATCGTCGTCGGCGCCCCCATCGCCCGGCTGAAGGGCGAGGACGGCGCGAGCCCCGCGCCAGTCGCCAGCGGGCGCGTCACCCGCACCCTCGCCATGCCGCGCCTCGGCGAGACCATGGATGAAGGGCGCATCGTCGGCTGGATGGTTCAGCCGGGCGCCGCCTTCAAGCGCGGCGACGGGTTGTTCGAGATCGAGACCGACAAGACGGTTGCCGAATTTCCCGCGCTGATGGACGGCACGCTCATCGAGACGCTGGTGGAGCTCGGCTCCATGGTGCCGGTCGGCGCGCCGCTGGCGCGGGTGGAAATCGCGGCGGCCGACGCCGGGATGGAAGGCTTCCTTCCCGACGCGGCCGCGGCGGTTTCGCCCGCTCCGCCCGCAACCCCACCGGCCCCCTCCGCGCCCACTCCTGCCCCGGTGACATCGGCTTCCGTGGCGAGCGGTCATGATGCGCCCGTACCGGTATCGCTCGATCCGGCCGCACCCCGGCGCGCGACCCCCATCGCCCGGCGGCTCGCCGCGCGGGCAGGGATCGATCTCGCCAGCCTGCGCGGCACCGGCCGGCGTGGGCGCATCGAGGCGCGTGATGTCGAAGCGGCGCTGGCGGGCGGGGCTGTCGCCGCGCCGGGCGCCATCGCCTTCGATCGCCATGGCACGCCGGGCGCGGCGCGGCGGGCGCTGCTGCTGCACGGCTTCGCTGGTGACCGCACCACCTTCGCCGCCTTCGCCACCCAGCTTGGCCGCGCCGGTTATGACGTGTTGGTGCCGGACCTGCCGGGCCATGGTGCGACCGCATTGGAAGCTACCAGCGCGGCCGATCTTTCCGCGCCGCTGCCGGGCTTTCTCGCCGCGCAACGCTTCGCCCCGACCGAGATTGTCGCCCATTCGCTGGGCGCCGTCGCGGCGGTGGCGCTGGCGGAGACGCTGCCGGGCGTGCAGCGCCTCACGCTGCTCTGCCCCGCCGGGCTTGAGCTCGCCATTGATGGCGATTTCATCGCCGGCATGGCCGCGCGACCCTCACCCGGCGCGC
Above is a window of Ancylobacter sp. WKF20 DNA encoding:
- a CDS encoding alpha-ketoacid dehydrogenase subunit beta, which encodes MVQITYRDALRQALIDAMEADERVIVIGEEVGRYGGAYGVTKGLIDTFGGDRLIDTPISEPAIIGAAVGAAMTGLRPVAELMYVDFLGMTMDQLTNQAAKIRYMFGGQIGVPMVLRTQGGTGRSAGAQHSQSLEAWVMHMPGLRLVMPATAEDAYHLLRHALTMPDPVVFIEHKALYTRKEEADLTTAKLPWGKAAVRRDGKDVVIVTYSRQVHYALEAAETLAKEGIEATVIDLRTLNPLDMDTVIAHVEKIGRVAVVSEGPLTAGVAAELSARITEECFDFLHDPVIRIAGEDIPISVSQELEAGSVPSPALIGDAVRRLLS
- a CDS encoding alpha/beta fold hydrolase is translated as MSAAILTMPRLGETMEEGRIVGWLIAEGDAFKRGDPILEIETDKTVAELPALTDGVLAEKLVAPGDMIVVGAPIARLKGEDGASPAPVASGRVTRTLAMPRLGETMDEGRIVGWMVQPGAAFKRGDGLFEIETDKTVAEFPALMDGTLIETLVELGSMVPVGAPLARVEIAAADAGMEGFLPDAAAAVSPAPPATPPAPSAPTPAPVTSASVASGHDAPVPVSLDPAAPRRATPIARRLAARAGIDLASLRGTGRRGRIEARDVEAALAGGAVAAPGAIAFDRHGTPGAARRALLLHGFAGDRTTFAAFATQLGRAGYDVLVPDLPGHGATALEATSAADLSAPLPGFLAAQRFAPTEIVAHSLGAVAAVALAETLPGVQRLTLLCPAGLELAIDGDFIAGMAARPSPGALRHLLRRLTARPAGLSDAAVAGLAATLGAGRLTALADDAFGPGGQQVDIVEPLTRLSRRMSVRLVIGLEDRIIPWTQVAVAPSRVAIHLIAGAGHMPHWDQPGEVLALFEGDPA